One window of Candidatus Poribacteria bacterium genomic DNA carries:
- the purQ gene encoding phosphoribosylformylglycinamidine synthase I, translating to MKPRVIILRTAGTNCDYETDYAFKLAGARTELLHVNRLIRGERKLSEFDILAIPGGFSYGDDISAGVLLANELRYKLRDQVYRFIDEGKLIIGICNGFQVLVKAGLLPGFEGMRGKQLATLHLNDSAKFECRWVYLKLETDRCVFTRGIKERIYLPVAHAEGKFVAPNDVLDKLDRDGQVVFRYVGLDGKRGGYPYNPNGSMRDIAGICDPTGRIFGLMPHPERFLWRYNHPRWTREKLPEEGDGLAIFKNAVRYCM from the coding sequence GTGAAACCGAGGGTTATAATCCTCAGAACAGCCGGCACTAACTGCGACTACGAGACGGATTACGCCTTCAAACTCGCCGGCGCTCGGACGGAGCTCCTACACGTAAACAGACTGATCCGAGGGGAGAGGAAGCTGAGCGAGTTCGATATCCTGGCGATACCCGGTGGGTTTTCATACGGGGACGACATATCCGCCGGCGTGCTCCTGGCCAATGAGCTTAGATACAAGCTACGTGATCAGGTATATCGCTTCATCGATGAGGGCAAGCTTATAATCGGGATCTGCAACGGATTCCAGGTACTCGTTAAGGCCGGCCTGCTCCCCGGATTTGAAGGGATGCGCGGCAAACAGCTTGCCACCCTTCATCTTAACGATTCTGCCAAATTCGAATGCAGATGGGTCTATCTTAAACTTGAGACCGATAGATGCGTTTTCACGAGGGGGATCAAGGAGAGGATCTATCTGCCCGTGGCCCATGCCGAGGGTAAATTCGTCGCCCCGAACGATGTGCTTGACAAACTCGATCGGGACGGTCAGGTGGTCTTCAGATACGTGGGGCTGGACGGAAAGCGGGGAGGTTATCCGTACAACCCGAACGGGTCGATGAGAGATATAGCCGGCATATGCGATCCGACGGGAAGGATATTCGGGTTGATGCCTCATCCTGAGCGGTTCCTATGGAGGTATAATCATCCTCGCTGGACAAGGGAGAAGCTTCCCGAGGAGGGAGACGGGTTAGCTATATTCAAAAACGCCGTGCGGTACTGTATGTAA
- a CDS encoding aldehyde dehydrogenase family protein, giving the protein MGRSTGEKLFSFNPFNGELMGELPICGSREIEGCIAKAESAFRRWRLIPLEQRAKQILALRDVILEKAEEICELITRETGEPISETILTEIYPSLESLSYYAEITPRVLADAHVEYRNRLKSRKVGLNRFEPMGIIGIISSWVFPFSIPISQIVPALIAGNAVILKPSEHASIVGMKIKELFEEIDIPDGLVSVVTGDGETGEALVSSDVNKIILVGTTQTGRAVMRKAAERLHPVTLFLSSKGTALVMEDANLDRAVKGILYGAFLNSGQACGRIERVYVARKIYDDFIVRLALMIKSLRMGNPMDPDVEIGPQTTPRGIERLQRHLNDALGKGARALVGRGYLKEGGMFFEPTLLADASEEMLVMREETLGPLLPVAPFDDLESTVERINETSLGLHVSVWTSDPKLAMKLSNSFRAGTVCVNDVIFTLAEIECPWGGMGLSGMGKMHGEYGLRESCFIKHISYDDGKRRSMPWWFPYDERYRNLMLASLSGGHGMLPDFLPRWRDFLSRRLR; this is encoded by the coding sequence ATGGGTCGATCCACAGGGGAAAAGCTCTTCTCCTTTAACCCTTTTAACGGGGAGCTTATGGGAGAGTTGCCCATCTGTGGAAGCAGGGAGATAGAGGGGTGTATCGCTAAAGCCGAAAGTGCGTTTCGCCGGTGGAGGCTTATCCCACTGGAGCAGAGAGCGAAGCAGATACTGGCGCTGAGGGATGTCATTCTGGAGAAAGCTGAGGAGATATGTGAGTTGATAACGAGGGAGACCGGGGAACCGATTTCGGAGACCATCCTCACCGAGATCTATCCCTCTCTCGAATCCCTCAGCTATTATGCGGAGATCACGCCGCGCGTCCTGGCAGACGCTCACGTGGAGTATAGAAATCGCCTGAAAAGCCGCAAGGTCGGGCTAAACCGATTCGAGCCGATGGGCATCATCGGCATCATCTCATCTTGGGTTTTCCCCTTCTCGATTCCCATCTCCCAGATCGTCCCCGCCCTTATAGCCGGAAATGCCGTCATCTTAAAACCCTCTGAACATGCCTCGATCGTCGGAATGAAAATCAAGGAGTTGTTCGAAGAGATTGACATTCCCGACGGATTGGTTTCCGTGGTGACCGGTGACGGTGAAACGGGAGAAGCCCTCGTCAGCTCCGATGTGAACAAGATTATCCTCGTGGGCACAACTCAAACCGGACGAGCGGTCATGAGGAAAGCCGCTGAGAGGTTACATCCTGTTACGCTTTTCCTCAGCAGTAAAGGGACGGCTCTTGTGATGGAGGATGCAAATCTGGATAGAGCCGTTAAGGGGATTCTCTATGGAGCCTTTCTCAACTCCGGTCAGGCATGTGGTAGGATAGAAAGGGTTTACGTCGCCCGAAAGATCTATGACGACTTCATCGTGAGGCTAGCCCTGATGATCAAATCGCTCAGGATGGGCAATCCGATGGATCCCGATGTTGAGATAGGTCCGCAGACCACGCCGAGAGGGATCGAAAGGTTGCAGAGGCATCTCAACGACGCCCTTGGGAAAGGCGCCAGGGCCCTCGTCGGTAGAGGATACCTGAAGGAGGGGGGGATGTTCTTTGAGCCGACCCTCCTAGCTGATGCCAGTGAGGAAATGCTCGTGATGCGTGAGGAGACCCTTGGTCCCTTGCTTCCTGTTGCCCCCTTCGACGATCTTGAAAGCACGGTTGAGAGGATAAACGAGACCTCTCTCGGCCTGCACGTTAGCGTCTGGACATCTGACCCGAAACTGGCCATGAAGTTGAGCAACAGCTTCAGAGCTGGCACCGTCTGCGTCAACGACGTCATCTTCACCCTCGCCGAGATCGAATGCCCATGGGGAGGGATGGGGCTGAGCGGCATGGGTAAGATGCATGGGGAATATGGGCTCAGGGAATCCTGCTTTATAAAACACATAAGCTATGACGATGGGAAACGACGCTCCATGCCGTGGTGGTTCCCATATGATGAGAGATATCGGAATCTCATGCTCGCCTCCTTAAGCGGGGGACATGGCATGCTTCCCGATTTCCTGCCACGTTGGCGTGATTTTCTCAGCAGGAGGTTGAGGTGA
- a CDS encoding Gfo/Idh/MocA family oxidoreductase, whose amino-acid sequence MAGKYKVCLVGCGRMGVTIDDEVKDRPNSFLYLPYSHAAGYAAVEETDLVAVADIIPERVEEAQRRYNVPRGYTGWREMILKEKPDILSIATRPGNHAEITIFAAEHGVRGIYCEKPLCCSMEEADAMLEACRRAKVKFNYGTQRRYTPLYVKMREMIEMGEIGEVQCVIAHCGVGAAQWGHTHTADMIMFLAGDPEVDYVQGTVSVDERDFDDNRIESDPGIMLGFVRFKNGVLGYMVAGTGYEFEVSGSKGKLRSLNNGLSCQMRRSNEWGKLEEVPFPQFPRESGTVGCIKDLIDAVENDRPASGDIELACRSQEMIFGFVESHRLGGKRVKMPLENRSLRVCRPDW is encoded by the coding sequence ATGGCGGGAAAGTATAAGGTTTGTCTCGTCGGATGTGGACGGATGGGGGTTACGATAGACGATGAGGTCAAAGATCGGCCCAATAGCTTTCTCTACCTGCCTTACTCGCATGCCGCCGGCTATGCGGCCGTGGAGGAAACCGACCTCGTCGCCGTCGCCGATATAATCCCCGAAAGGGTTGAGGAGGCGCAAAGGCGGTATAATGTCCCGCGCGGATATACCGGCTGGAGGGAGATGATACTGAAGGAGAAGCCGGACATCCTCAGCATAGCTACTCGCCCCGGGAACCACGCTGAGATAACGATCTTCGCCGCAGAGCACGGAGTTAGGGGGATCTACTGCGAGAAACCGCTCTGCTGCTCGATGGAGGAGGCCGACGCCATGCTTGAGGCATGTAGAAGGGCGAAGGTCAAGTTCAACTACGGAACTCAGCGCAGGTATACCCCGCTTTACGTGAAGATGAGGGAGATGATCGAGATGGGGGAGATCGGAGAGGTTCAATGTGTCATAGCCCATTGTGGTGTCGGCGCTGCGCAGTGGGGGCACACCCATACCGCCGACATGATTATGTTCCTCGCCGGCGATCCAGAGGTGGATTACGTTCAGGGGACGGTCTCGGTGGATGAAAGGGACTTCGATGATAACAGGATAGAGTCCGATCCAGGAATCATGTTGGGTTTCGTGAGGTTTAAAAACGGCGTGCTCGGTTATATGGTCGCTGGGACAGGATACGAGTTCGAGGTCAGCGGATCGAAGGGCAAGCTCAGATCGCTCAACAACGGCCTCTCATGCCAGATGAGAAGAAGCAACGAGTGGGGCAAACTAGAGGAGGTCCCATTCCCTCAATTCCCGCGGGAAAGCGGGACTGTGGGGTGTATCAAGGATCTCATCGATGCCGTCGAAAATGACCGACCTGCCTCGGGGGATATAGAATTGGCGTGCAGGAGTCAGGAGATGATCTTCGGTTTCGTGGAATCACATAGGCTTGGAGGCAAGCGGGTGAAGATGCCGCTCGAAAACAGATCACTGCGCGTATGCCGACCTGACTGGTAA